A section of the Kribbella sp. HUAS MG21 genome encodes:
- the paaN gene encoding phenylacetic acid degradation protein PaaN, whose product MTTDLLSSHRERLDGALTAIRDRGYHSAFPESPSPRVYGETAAADGKAAFEARLGTTYPLDVPGSRGTVVTEQSPYGIALDVSYPRMVEDGLDELLAAAQQGLADWRRAGVDGRTGVTLEILDRLHKRVFELANAVQHTSGQAFVMAFQAGGAHALDRALEAVAYAYEEMNRYPATATWEKPAKGDPIRMEKTFTVSGRGVALVIGCNTFPTWNSWPGLFASLVTGNAVVVKPHPLAVLPLAITVEVCREVLAEAGFDPNLVTLAAERAGDGLAKPLATRPEVKLIDFTGGTEFGEWLEQNATQATVFTEKAGVNAVIVDSTDAFKALCNNLAFTLSLYSGQMCTTTQNLFVPAAGIETDEGHKSFEEVGAGIAGAIAKLLGDDARAVEILGGIVNQAVISRLDLAPEFGEVVLESRAIQHPAFPEAVVRTPTLVAIDAKDAEVYGRECFGPVSFLVRTADTAQSIELFRSTVTEGGAMTAGIYSTDAKVLDETRDAALDAGVALSENLTGSVFVNQSAAFSDFHGTGANPAANATYTDGAYVASRFRVIQSRRHV is encoded by the coding sequence ATGACCACGGACCTGCTCTCCTCCCACCGCGAGCGCCTCGACGGCGCGCTGACGGCGATCCGCGACCGCGGCTACCACTCCGCGTTCCCGGAGTCGCCCAGCCCCCGGGTGTACGGCGAGACCGCGGCGGCCGACGGCAAGGCGGCCTTCGAGGCCCGGCTCGGTACGACGTACCCGCTCGACGTCCCGGGCTCGCGCGGGACGGTCGTCACCGAGCAGTCGCCGTACGGGATCGCCCTGGACGTCTCGTACCCGCGGATGGTCGAGGACGGGCTGGACGAACTGCTGGCCGCGGCCCAGCAGGGGCTCGCGGACTGGCGCCGGGCCGGGGTCGACGGGCGCACCGGGGTGACGCTGGAGATCCTCGACAGGCTGCACAAGCGCGTGTTCGAGCTGGCCAACGCGGTCCAGCACACCAGCGGGCAGGCGTTCGTGATGGCGTTCCAGGCCGGCGGCGCGCACGCGCTGGACCGGGCGCTGGAGGCGGTCGCGTACGCGTACGAGGAGATGAACCGCTACCCGGCGACGGCCACCTGGGAGAAGCCGGCCAAGGGCGACCCGATCCGGATGGAGAAGACGTTCACGGTCTCCGGCCGCGGGGTCGCGCTGGTGATCGGCTGCAACACGTTCCCGACCTGGAACTCGTGGCCCGGCCTGTTCGCGTCGCTGGTGACCGGCAACGCCGTCGTGGTGAAGCCGCACCCGCTGGCCGTCCTGCCGCTGGCGATCACCGTCGAGGTCTGCCGCGAGGTGCTCGCCGAGGCCGGGTTCGACCCGAACCTGGTCACCCTCGCCGCCGAGCGGGCCGGTGACGGCCTCGCCAAGCCGCTCGCGACCCGGCCCGAGGTGAAGCTGATCGACTTCACCGGCGGCACCGAGTTCGGCGAATGGCTGGAGCAGAACGCCACCCAGGCGACGGTCTTCACCGAGAAGGCCGGCGTGAACGCTGTCATTGTCGACTCGACCGACGCCTTCAAGGCGCTCTGCAACAACCTCGCCTTCACCCTGAGCCTGTACTCCGGCCAGATGTGCACCACCACCCAGAACCTGTTCGTCCCGGCCGCCGGCATCGAGACCGACGAGGGCCACAAGTCGTTCGAGGAGGTCGGCGCCGGGATCGCGGGCGCGATCGCCAAGCTGCTCGGCGACGACGCCCGCGCGGTCGAGATCCTCGGCGGCATCGTGAACCAGGCCGTGATCAGCCGCCTCGACCTGGCCCCGGAGTTCGGCGAGGTCGTGCTCGAGTCGCGCGCGATCCAGCACCCGGCGTTCCCGGAGGCGGTCGTCCGGACGCCGACGCTGGTGGCGATCGACGCCAAGGACGCCGAGGTCTACGGGCGGGAGTGCTTCGGCCCGGTCTCGTTCCTGGTCCGGACCGCGGACACCGCGCAGTCGATCGAGCTGTTCCGGTCCACGGTGACCGAGGGCGGCGCGATGACCGCCGGGATCTACTCGACCGACGCCAAGGTCCTCGACGAGACCCGCGACGCGGCCCTCGACGCGGGCGTCGCGCTGTCGGAGAACCTGACCGGGAGTGTGTTCGTGAATCAATCGGCTGCTTTCAGCGATTTCCACGGCACCGGGGCGAATCCGGCGGCCAACGCGACATACACCGACGGCGCATACGTTGCGAGTCGCTTCCGCGTCATTCAATCTAGGCGACATGTCTGA
- a CDS encoding serine hydrolase domain-containing protein, with protein sequence MSEALDSTSLTETLAYYDSWLAFNQRYLRVPGVQVAVYAGDALAFSAAYGRADVENDVPLTDQHLFRIASHSKTFTGTAVFQLVEQGRLRLDDKVAQHVTEIVGTPIGERTVRELLAHAGGVTRDSLDADWWQLGKSFPDREQLLEVLRHDSSAVIVENERFKYSNIGYGVLGLVVEAASGTPYNTYVQTAIVDKLGLAGLGPELDPARSAEYAAGYSALTYADTRVPIEHVDTRALASATGFFGNARDLVTYFSAHLPGDDRLLSDKSKREMRHPLWTTGKDEKARYGLGLAVTKVGEREVFGHGGGYPGHITRTLVDPEQRLVVSVLTNAIDGPASQLAEGLFRLLDLAGSKDRGDGGDLARFTGRYANLWGVTDVVQLGGRLYATDPASPNPAEEPQELEADGDTLRVTGGNGYGAYGESYRFTFDATGTVESVRGSSGLSLYPIDTFTLGTRVTVAP encoded by the coding sequence ATGTCTGAGGCCCTGGATTCCACAAGTCTGACCGAAACACTCGCGTACTACGACAGCTGGCTGGCCTTCAACCAGCGGTACCTCCGGGTGCCCGGGGTCCAGGTCGCGGTGTACGCCGGCGACGCGCTCGCGTTCTCGGCGGCGTACGGCCGGGCGGACGTCGAGAACGACGTACCGCTGACCGACCAGCACCTGTTCCGGATCGCGTCGCACTCGAAGACGTTCACCGGCACCGCCGTGTTCCAGCTGGTCGAGCAGGGCCGGCTCCGGCTCGACGACAAGGTGGCGCAGCATGTCACCGAGATCGTCGGGACGCCGATCGGCGAGCGGACCGTGCGCGAACTGCTGGCGCACGCCGGCGGTGTGACCCGCGACAGCCTCGACGCCGACTGGTGGCAGCTGGGCAAGTCCTTCCCGGACCGCGAGCAACTGCTGGAGGTACTGCGGCACGATTCGTCGGCCGTGATCGTGGAGAACGAGCGCTTCAAGTACTCGAACATCGGGTACGGCGTCCTCGGCCTGGTCGTCGAGGCGGCGAGCGGGACGCCGTACAACACCTATGTCCAGACCGCGATCGTGGACAAGCTCGGGCTGGCCGGTCTCGGTCCGGAGCTCGACCCGGCGCGGAGCGCGGAGTACGCCGCCGGGTACAGCGCGCTGACGTACGCCGACACACGCGTCCCGATCGAGCACGTCGACACCCGCGCCCTGGCCTCGGCGACCGGGTTCTTCGGGAACGCGCGCGACCTGGTCACGTACTTCTCCGCGCACCTGCCCGGCGACGACCGGCTGCTCTCGGACAAGTCGAAGCGCGAGATGCGGCACCCGCTGTGGACCACCGGGAAAGACGAGAAGGCGCGGTACGGCCTCGGCCTGGCGGTGACGAAGGTCGGCGAGCGGGAGGTGTTCGGGCACGGCGGCGGGTACCCGGGGCACATCACCCGCACGCTGGTCGACCCCGAGCAGCGGCTGGTGGTGTCGGTGCTGACGAACGCGATCGACGGCCCGGCGTCCCAGCTCGCCGAGGGTCTGTTCCGGCTGCTCGACCTCGCCGGGTCGAAGGACCGCGGCGACGGCGGCGACCTCGCGCGCTTCACCGGGCGGTACGCGAACCTCTGGGGCGTCACCGACGTCGTGCAGCTCGGCGGCCGGCTCTACGCGACCGACCCGGCGTCGCCCAACCCGGCCGAGGAGCCGCAGGAGCTCGAGGCGGACGGCGACACGCTGCGCGTCACCGGCGGCAACGGCTACGGCGCGTACGGCGAGTCGTACCGCTTCACGTTCGACGCGACCGGCACCGTCGAGTCCGTCCGCGGCTCCAGCGGTCTCAGCCTGTACCCCATCGACACCTTCACCCTGGGAACCCGCGTTACCGTGGCCCCGTGA
- a CDS encoding flavin reductase family protein, which produces MTIHGDHPFLPPESERSPVRRLRGRLPSPVGLWTTAYDGKRAGLTVSSMLVADGEPGYVIGLLDPDSDLWEMLREARTAVVALLGEPHRQLADAFGYVAPAPGGPFRLIDWTDTEWGPAPAGVSTWAGCTLVDQDPPEVGWGLQVQLEIAHVEFGPDDVPALVHRRGRYSTV; this is translated from the coding sequence GTGACCATTCACGGCGACCATCCGTTCCTGCCGCCCGAGTCCGAGCGGAGTCCGGTACGGCGGCTGCGTGGCCGGCTGCCGTCGCCGGTCGGGTTGTGGACGACGGCGTACGACGGGAAGCGCGCCGGGCTCACGGTGTCGTCGATGCTGGTCGCGGACGGCGAGCCCGGGTACGTGATCGGGCTGCTGGACCCGGACTCGGACCTGTGGGAAATGTTGCGCGAGGCAAGGACCGCGGTGGTCGCGCTGCTCGGTGAGCCGCACCGGCAGCTGGCCGACGCCTTCGGGTACGTCGCCCCCGCGCCGGGCGGACCGTTCCGGCTGATCGACTGGACCGACACCGAGTGGGGCCCGGCGCCGGCCGGCGTCAGCACCTGGGCGGGCTGCACTCTCGTCGACCAGGACCCGCCCGAGGTGGGCTGGGGCCTGCAGGTCCAGCTGGAGATCGCGCACGTCGAGTTCGGCCCGGACGACGTACCAGCCCTCGTCCACCGCCGCGGGCGGTACTCGACGGTCTAG
- a CDS encoding TrkA family potassium uptake protein → MADPQRPKNPSRVVVIGLGRFGSSLARELARRGYEILGLDADPRQVQLISDDLTHTAVADTTDEEALRQLGVPDFERAVVGIGNNLEASILTTSLLVDFGVPNIWAKALNHQQARILERVGAHHVVLPEHDMGERVAHLVTGRMLDFIQFEDDYAIIKTIAPREADGLPLGESRLRSKYDVTVVGIKRPGEGFTYATAETVVHKGDVLIVAGKTAAVERVADLD, encoded by the coding sequence TTGGCTGACCCACAGCGCCCCAAGAACCCGTCCCGCGTCGTCGTCATCGGGCTGGGCCGGTTCGGCAGCTCGCTGGCACGCGAGCTCGCCCGGCGGGGGTACGAGATCCTCGGGCTCGACGCCGATCCACGCCAGGTGCAGCTGATCTCGGACGACCTGACGCACACGGCGGTCGCCGACACCACCGACGAGGAGGCGCTGCGGCAACTCGGCGTACCGGACTTCGAACGCGCCGTCGTCGGCATCGGCAACAACCTCGAGGCGAGCATCCTGACCACCTCGCTGCTGGTCGACTTCGGGGTCCCGAACATCTGGGCGAAGGCACTGAATCACCAGCAGGCCCGGATCCTGGAGCGCGTCGGCGCGCACCACGTCGTGCTGCCCGAACACGACATGGGCGAACGGGTCGCGCACCTGGTCACCGGCCGGATGCTCGACTTCATCCAGTTCGAGGACGACTACGCGATCATCAAGACCATCGCCCCGCGCGAAGCCGACGGCCTGCCGCTCGGCGAGAGCCGGCTGCGCAGCAAGTACGACGTCACCGTCGTCGGCATCAAGCGGCCCGGAGAGGGTTTCACCTACGCGACCGCGGAGACCGTCGTCCACAAGGGCGACGTCCTGATCGTGGCCGGCAAGACCGCCGCCGTCGAGCGGGTCGCCGACCTCGACTGA
- a CDS encoding potassium transporter TrkG has product MKWRHPGQVVVAGFALATIVGTVLLMLPVSAASGEPTGLVTALFTAVSAVCVTGLIVVDTPTYWSGFGEAVILGLIQIGGLGVMTLASVLAMLVAHRMGMRMQLFAQAETKALGLGSVRSVVFGVIRLSLIVEAAVAVLLALRFGFGYDESFWRSVYLGVFHAVSAYNNAGFALYSDNLIGFATDPLILFPIIVAVIVGGLGFPVIAEVLRRRERRGRRWSLHTRVTVLMYGVLLAVGTVGVLLTEWRNPNTLGGLDLHHKLLAGLSHGVMPRTAGFNSLDLAHFEPTTLLMNDVLMFIGGGSAGTAGGIKVTTFALLGFVILAEIRGEPTVHVLGRRLPADLQRQALTVALLGVAVVMIGTVALLAMTSFRLDEVLFESVSAFGTVGLSTGITAKIPVAGQLVLVALMFIGRLGPITMASALALRERPRRYELPEERPVVG; this is encoded by the coding sequence ATGAAGTGGCGGCACCCCGGCCAGGTGGTGGTGGCCGGGTTCGCGCTGGCCACGATCGTCGGGACCGTGCTGCTGATGCTCCCGGTCTCCGCTGCGAGCGGGGAGCCGACCGGGCTGGTGACGGCGTTGTTCACGGCGGTGTCGGCGGTCTGCGTCACCGGCCTGATCGTGGTCGACACGCCGACGTACTGGTCCGGGTTCGGTGAAGCGGTGATTCTCGGGCTGATCCAGATCGGCGGGCTGGGTGTGATGACCCTGGCCTCGGTGCTGGCGATGCTGGTGGCGCACCGGATGGGCATGCGGATGCAGTTGTTCGCCCAGGCGGAGACGAAGGCGCTCGGGCTGGGGAGCGTTCGCAGCGTCGTGTTCGGCGTGATCCGGCTCAGCCTGATCGTCGAGGCCGCGGTGGCGGTGCTGCTGGCCCTGCGGTTCGGGTTCGGGTACGACGAGTCGTTCTGGCGCTCGGTGTACCTCGGGGTGTTCCACGCCGTGTCGGCGTACAACAACGCCGGCTTCGCCCTGTACAGCGACAACCTGATCGGCTTCGCCACGGACCCGTTGATCCTGTTCCCGATCATCGTCGCGGTGATCGTCGGCGGTCTGGGCTTCCCGGTGATCGCGGAGGTGCTGCGGCGGCGGGAACGCCGCGGCCGGCGCTGGTCGCTGCACACCCGGGTGACAGTGCTGATGTACGGCGTCCTGCTGGCGGTCGGCACGGTCGGCGTCCTGCTGACCGAGTGGCGGAACCCGAACACCCTCGGCGGTCTCGATCTGCACCACAAACTGCTGGCCGGGCTGTCGCACGGGGTCATGCCGCGCACGGCGGGGTTCAACAGCCTGGACCTGGCGCACTTCGAACCCACCACCTTGCTGATGAACGACGTCCTGATGTTCATCGGCGGCGGCAGCGCGGGTACGGCGGGCGGCATCAAGGTGACCACCTTCGCCCTGCTGGGCTTCGTCATCCTCGCCGAGATCCGCGGCGAGCCGACCGTCCACGTGCTCGGCCGGCGGTTGCCCGCCGACCTCCAGCGGCAGGCGCTGACGGTCGCGCTCCTCGGGGTCGCCGTGGTGATGATCGGCACCGTGGCGCTGCTGGCGATGACGTCGTTCAGACTGGACGAGGTGCTTTTCGAGTCGGTCTCGGCGTTCGGTACGGTCGGTCTGTCGACCGGGATCACCGCCAAGATCCCGGTGGCCGGGCAGTTGGTTCTGGTCGCCCTGATGTTCATCGGACGGCTCGGGCCGATCACCATGGCCTCGGCGCTCGCGCTGCGTGAACGCCCTCGCCGCTACGAACTACCTGAGGAGCGACCCGTCGTTGGCTGA
- a CDS encoding MarR family transcriptional regulator, with translation MSKQSLIAEITETVARFQDATDRVDAAAAAVLGLNRTDLVCLGVLARGGPLPAGQLAIEAGLSPAAMTAGIERLEKAGYAGRTRDGADRRRVLVTATPLAVRRLTEIYGPLEKLGSARLAKYTLAELETIRDFLGQGIELQSEQAERIQELSG, from the coding sequence GTGTCGAAACAATCCCTGATCGCGGAGATCACCGAGACGGTCGCCCGGTTCCAGGACGCGACCGATCGCGTGGACGCGGCCGCGGCCGCCGTCCTCGGACTGAACCGCACCGACCTGGTCTGCCTCGGTGTCCTGGCCCGCGGCGGACCGCTGCCGGCGGGGCAGCTCGCGATCGAGGCAGGGCTGAGCCCCGCCGCGATGACGGCCGGCATCGAACGGCTCGAGAAGGCCGGGTACGCCGGCCGCACCCGCGACGGCGCCGACCGGCGCCGAGTCCTCGTCACGGCGACGCCGCTCGCCGTACGACGCCTCACCGAGATCTACGGGCCACTGGAGAAGCTCGGCTCCGCGAGACTCGCGAAGTACACACTGGCCGAACTGGAGACGATCCGCGACTTCCTCGGCCAGGGCATCGAACTCCAGAGCGAGCAGGCGGAACGGATCCAAGAACTCAGCGGCTGA
- a CDS encoding deazaflavin-dependent nitroreductase, producing the protein MAVEGLPGWLKPVNRLVKVLHKLGLRPGTIHLLSVPGRSSGQLRTTPVSPLTVDGRRYVLSPAPQSDWVRNASAAGWGVLTQGRRKQKVRLEPLPDVRDREKVLRAFPIEVPHGVQFFLKLGAVTGPTPDEFAAAAPRSVVFEVIPV; encoded by the coding sequence GTGGCTGTAGAGGGACTGCCGGGATGGCTGAAGCCGGTGAACCGCCTGGTGAAGGTGTTGCACAAGCTCGGCCTGCGGCCCGGGACCATTCACCTGCTGTCCGTGCCGGGCCGGTCGAGCGGGCAGTTGCGCACCACCCCGGTGTCGCCGCTGACCGTGGACGGGCGGCGGTACGTGCTGAGCCCGGCGCCGCAGTCCGACTGGGTCCGAAACGCGTCCGCGGCCGGCTGGGGCGTGCTGACCCAGGGCCGGCGCAAGCAGAAGGTCCGGCTCGAGCCGCTGCCCGACGTACGGGACCGGGAGAAGGTACTGCGCGCGTTCCCGATCGAGGTGCCGCACGGCGTGCAGTTCTTCCTCAAGCTCGGCGCCGTGACCGGACCCACCCCGGACGAGTTCGCCGCGGCCGCCCCCCGATCGGTGGTTTTCGAGGTCATCCCGGTCTGA